A single genomic interval of Dysidea avara chromosome 8, odDysAvar1.4, whole genome shotgun sequence harbors:
- the LOC136262875 gene encoding uncharacterized protein has translation MEPNGYMSSITDTPLPNTPSHRVIMHYGLGDAEVNILGLYSLARLVGAVMFENHVLETFELPNGNTVVEKSYGFSLANNDDVMIKESAATGFDHRLSMV, from the exons ATGGAGCCTAATGGATACATGTCATCCATCACTGATACTCCACTTCCCAATACTCCGTCACACAGG GTGATCATGCATTATGGATTAGGGGATGCTGAAGTTAACATTTTG GGCCTGTATTCTCTGGCTCGTTTAGTGGGTGCTGTTATGTTTGAAAATCATGTGTTGGAGACATTTGAATTACCCAATGGGAATACAGTGGTGGAAAAGTCGTATGGCTTTTCATTGGCAAATAATGACGATGTAATGATTAAGGAATCAGCAGCTACTGGGTTTGACCATAGATTATCTATGGTTTGA
- the LOC136262817 gene encoding uncharacterized protein yields the protein MQWVRFILLVGVFLGVCDALGECDPLVPDYCGLPLPNSFYMRHDASSLTGLRTNFSTKAFPESIVGDKINPKDWNTFDGSSPFPFIVTYFPEEIDDSNLPPHWNIAESLQLDTSPTLLYDVQTGKFLAHFAELDRSMKDARKHALTIWPSQRLSNNARYIVAIRNLHTTGGDLVKPSEAFLSLRDNKATTNPDIEERRKLFEEIFSLLEAHNISRGSLQLAWDFSTASEQCLTDRVLHMRDDAMKRIGDKGEYRVVRAQDNYSKDIFRKLSAVMKVPYYTTTTYPGARLVLDDQGLPVYQGLASVTFTVLIPHSVANGTYKPNTTSSPMIVQYGHGLFGSQSEVTEGYLQEQANRYGYVMAACDWWGMSSEDVPAIVAMTSDFLSDFAIIPERLSQGVLNALTLMRIMKTSFVQDKHVIFNGQSVIVPDHSYYYGNSLGGILGSVYMATTTDVKRGTLGVPGGPFGLLLPRSQDFQEFEVILRLQYPDPVHVMIWLHYFNLQWSRTEPNGYMSSITDNPLPNTPSHRVIMHYGLGDAQVNILGLYSLARSVGAVMFENHVLETFKLPNGNTVVEKLHGFSLVNNDNVYLIKESAATGFDCGVPAEPSYNTPPSGKTDTHERPRRTKAAMEQMHTFFRYGEIRNYCGNTPCGC from the exons ATGCAGTGGGTACGCTTCATACTATTGGTCGGAGTGTTTCTCGGAGTGTGCGACGCGTTAGGGGAATGTGATCCACTAGTTCCGGACTATTGTGGTCTACCACTACCTAACTCCTTCTATATGCGACACGACGCCTCCTCGCTCACCGGCCTGAGGACCAACTTCTCTACTAAGGCATTTCCTGAGAGCATAGTAGGCGATAAAATCAACCCGAAAGATTGGAACACTTTCG ATGGGTCTTCACCATTTCCTTTCATCGTGACTTACTTCCCTGAAGAAATAGATGACTCTAACCTCCCTCCACACTGGAACATAGCTGAATCACTGCAGCTGGATACCAGCCCCACCCTCCTTTATGATGTGCAGACTG GAAAATTCCTGGCACATTTTGCAGAGCTTGACAGATCTATGAAA GATGCAAGGAAACATGCTTTGACCATTTGGCCTAGCCAACGTTTGAGCAATAACGCTCGCTACATTGTTGCTATTAGAAACCTGCACACAACTGGTGGTGACTTGGTTAAACCATCAGAGGCATTCTTGAGTTTACG TGATAACAAGGCTACAACTAATCCAGATATTGAGGAAAGGAGAAAGTTGTTTGAAGAGATTTTTTCCCTCCTGGAAGCTCATA ATATATCTCGAGGGTCACTACAGTTGGCATGGGATTTCTCCACTGCTAGTGAGCAGTGTTTAACTGATCGAGTGCTACACATGAGAGATGATGCCATGAAGAGGATTGGAGACAAGGGAGAATATCGTGTGGTCCGAGCACAGGACAACTATTCTAAAGATATCTTCAG GAAATTGTCAGCAGTGATGAAGGTGCCCTACTATACTACTACAACTTATCCTGGAGCAAGACTAGTACTGGATGATCAGGGATTACCTGTCTATCAAGGATTAGCAAGTGTTACTTTTACC GTACTGATACCTCACAGTGTGGCTAATGGTACATACAAACCCAACACAACTTCTAGTCCAATGATAGTTCAATATGGTCATGGACTGTTTGGATCTCAG TCTGAAGTAACAGAGGGTTACCTACAAGAGCAGGCTAATCGTTATGGTTACGTCATGGCTGCATGTGATTGGTGGGGTATGTCATCTGAGGATGTGCCTGCCATAGTTGCCATGACATCAGATTTCCTATCTGATTTTGCTATTATTCCTGAACGACTGAGCCAAGGTGTACTGAATGCTTTGACGTTGATGAGAATTATGAAG ACTTCATTTGTACAAGACAAACATGTAATATTCAATGGCCAGTCTGTCATAGTCCCAGACCACAGTTATTACTATGGCAACTCATTGGGTGGTATTTTGGGGAGTGTTTACATGGCAACTACAACTGATGTAAAGAGAGGAACTCTGGGTGTGCCAGGTGGACCATTTGGATTACTCCTTCCTCGTAGCCAGGACTTTCAAGA GTTTGAGGTTATCTTACGACTTCAATATCCTGACCCTGTACATGTTATGATATGGCTGCACTACTTCAACCTGCAGTGGTCGAG GACAGAGCCAAATGGCTACATGTCATCCATCACTGATAATCCACTACCCAATACTCCATCACACAGG GTGATCATGCATTATGGATTAGGTGATGCTCAAGTCAACATTCTG GGACTATATTCTCTGGCTCGCTCTGTGGGTGCAGTTATGTTTGAAAATCATGTGTTGGAGACGTTCAAACTACCCAATGGGAACACAGTAGTAGAGAAGTTGCATGGCTTTTCGTTGGTAAACAATGACAATGTATATCTGATCAAAGAATCAGCAGCTACCGGATTTGATTGTGGAGTACCAGCAGAGCCTAGC TACAACACGCCTCCCAGTGGTAAAACTGATACACATGAAAGACCAAGACGTACTAAGGCAGCCATGGAACAAATG CACACATTCTTCCGATATGGTGAGATTCGTAACTACTGTGGCAACACACCCTGTGGATGTTGA
- the LOC136262820 gene encoding uncharacterized protein produces MQWVRCILVGVFLGVCDALGECDPLVPDHCGLPLPNSFYMRHDASSRTGLRTNFSTKAFPESTVGDKINPKDWNTFDGFSPFPFIVTYFPEEIDDSNLPPHWNIAESLQLETSPTLLYDAQTGKFLAHFAELDRSMEDAKKHALTIWPAQRLNNNARYIVAIRNLHTTGGELVKPSEAFLSLRDNKTTTNPNIEERRKLFEEIFSLLEAHNIFRGSLQLAWDFSTASEQCLTDRLLHMRDDAMKRIGDKGEYRVVQVEDNYSKDIFRKLSAVMKVPYYTTTTHPGARLVLDDQGLPVYQGLANATLTVLIPHSVANGTYKPNTTSSPMIVQYGHGLFRSQSDVTEGYLQEQANRYGYVMAACDWWGMSSADLPAIIAIASDFLSDFAIIPERLSQGVLNALTLMRIMKTSFVQDKHVIFNGQSVIVPDHSYYYGNSLGGILGSVYMATTTDVKRGTLGVPGGPFGLLLPRSKNFQKFEVILRGQYPDPVHVMIWLHYFNLQWSRTEPNGYMSSITDNPLPNTPSHRVILHYGLGDAQVNILGLYSLARSVGTVMFENHVLETFELPNGNTVVEKLYGFSLVSNDDVMIKESAATGFDCGVPAEPSYNTPPNSKTDTHERPRRTKAAMEQMHTFFRHGEIRNYCGSTPCGC; encoded by the exons ATGCAGTGGGTACGCTGCATACTGGTCGGAGTGTTTCTCGGAGTGTGCGACGCGTTAGGAGAATGTGATCCACTCGTTCCGGACCATTGTGGTCTGCCACTACCTAACTCGTTCTACATGCGACATGACGCTTCTTCGCGCACCGGTCTGAGAACCAACTTTTCTACCAAGGCGTTTCCTGAGAGCACAGTAGGCGATAAAATCAACCCGAAAGATTGGAACACTTTTG ATGGTTTTTCACCATTTCCTTTCATCGTGACATACTTTCCTGAAGAAATAGATGACTCTAATCTACCTCCACACTGGAACATTGCTGAATCACTGCAGCTGGAGACCAGCCCCACCCTCCTTTATGATGCGCAGACTG GTAAATTCCTGGCACATTTTGCAGAGCTTGACAGATCTATGGAA GATGCAAAGAAACATGCTTTGACCATTTGGCCTGCTCAACGTTTGAACAACAACGCTCGCTACATTGTTGCTATTAGAAACCTGCACACAACTGGTGGTGAATTGGTTAAACCATCGGAGGCATTCTTGAGTTTACG TGATAACAAGACCACTACTAATCCGAATATTGAGGAAAGGAGAAAGCTGTTTGAAGAGATTTTTTCCCTCCTGGAAGCTCATA ATATTTTTCGAGGGTCACTGCAATTGGCATGGGATTTCTCCACTGCTAGTGAGCAGTGCTTAACTGATCGACTGCTACACATGAGAGATGATGCCATGAAGAGGATTGGAGACAAGGGAGAATATCGTGTGGTCCAAGTAGAGGACAACTATTCTAAAGATATCTTCAG GAAACTATCAGCAGTGATGAAGGTCCCCTACTACACAACTACAACTCATCCTGGAGCAAGACTAGTACTGGATGATCAGGGATTACCTGTCTATCAAGGATTAGCAAATGCTACTCTTACC GTACTGATACCTCACAGTGTGGCTAATGGTACATACAAACCCAACACAACTTCTAGTCCAATGATAGTTCAATATGGTCATGGACTGTTTAGATCTCAG TCTGATGTTACAGAGGGTTATCTACAAGAGCAGGCTAATCGCTACGGTTATGTCATGGCTGCATGTGATTGGTGGGGTATGTCGTCTGCGGACCTGCCTGCCATAATTGCCATAGCGTCAGACTTCCTGTCTGATTTTGCTATTATTCCTGAACGACTGAGCCAAGGTGTACTAAATGCTTTGACATTGATGAGAATTATGAAG ACCTCATTTGTACAAGACAAACATGTAATATTCAATGGCCAGTCTGTCATAGTCCCAGACCACAGTTATTACTATGGCAACTCATTGGGTGGTATTTTGGGGAGTGTTTACATGGCAACTACAACTGATGTAAAGAGAGGAACTCTGGGTGTGCCAGGTGGACCATTTGGATTGCTCCTTCCTCGTAGCAAGAACTTTCAAAA GTTTGAGGTTATTTTACGAGGTCAATATCCTGACCCAGTACATGTTATGATATGGCTGCACTACTTCAATTTGCAGTGGTCGAG GACAGAGCCAAATGGCTACATGTCATCCATCACTGATAATCCACTACCCAATACTCCATCACACAGG GTGATCTTGCATTATGGATTAGGTGATGCTCAAGTCAACATTCTG GGGCTATATTCTCTGGCTCGGTCAGTGGGTACAGTTATGTTTGAAAATCATGTGTTGGAGACATTTGAACTACCCAATGGGAACACAGTAGTGGAGAAATTGTATGGCTTTTCATTGGTAAGCAATGATGATGTAATGATTAAGGAATCAGCAGCTACTGGGTTTGATTGTGGAGTACCAGCAGAGCCTAGT TATAATACACCTCCCAACTCTAAAACTGATACTCACGAAAGACCAAGACGTACTAAGGCAGCCATGGAACAAATG CATACATTCTTCCGACATGGTGAGATTCGCAACTACTGTGGCAGCACACCCTGTGGATGTTGA